From the genome of Candidatus Omnitrophota bacterium, one region includes:
- a CDS encoding shikimate kinase, protein MNNIYLVGFMGTGKTTVGNLLAKSKRWKFLDLDDFIQLRQKRLIADIFAKEGEVYFRRIEKEALKEVAKEKNFVVSCGGGIVLDKANIAIMKETGKVICLCASPSVILKRVSGNKDRPLLNVPDPKARIKELLASRAKYYALAHKTVDTSKLSVEQVAQKIIKATKSQVKKHKRRIKNVKRKAIA, encoded by the coding sequence ATGAATAATATTTATTTAGTCGGCTTCATGGGTACAGGCAAAACTACAGTAGGAAATCTTTTAGCAAAGTCCAAACGCTGGAAGTTTTTAGATTTGGATGATTTTATTCAACTTCGTCAGAAGAGGTTGATTGCGGATATTTTTGCTAAAGAGGGAGAGGTTTATTTTCGCAGGATAGAAAAAGAAGCGCTTAAGGAAGTGGCCAAGGAAAAGAATTTCGTGGTTTCCTGTGGGGGTGGGATCGTCCTTGATAAAGCTAATATTGCGATTATGAAAGAAACCGGTAAAGTTATTTGTCTTTGCGCCTCGCCAAGCGTAATTTTAAAGAGAGTCTCTGGAAATAAAGACCGTCCGTTACTAAATGTCCCTGATCCCAAGGCACGGATTAAGGAATTATTAGCGTCTCGCGCTAAATATTATGCTTTGGCGCATAAAACAGTTGATACCTCAAAATTATCGGTGGAGCAAGTGGCACAAAAAATCATCAAAGCCACAAAGTCACAGGTGAAAAAACATAAGCGTAGAATTAAAAACGTAAAGCGCAAAGCTATAGCGTAA
- a CDS encoding thermonuclease family protein, giving the protein MRKSYIWIILGFIIVISLGLYQLNKQGALNPVDAQGTTIVKRAVDGDTLLLASGQRVRLIGIDTPETHDSPKLYRDSKRNKMSVRLIKAMGEKAYSFTRDLVEGKRVRLEFDVQKRDQYNRLLAYVYLEDGTFVNEKIIREGYAYLLTIPPDVKYASLFKEAFDEARVNHRGLWK; this is encoded by the coding sequence ATGCGTAAAAGTTATATTTGGATCATTCTTGGTTTTATAATTGTTATTAGCTTAGGCCTATACCAATTAAATAAACAAGGCGCTTTAAATCCAGTAGATGCTCAAGGTACAACTATTGTTAAACGCGCTGTGGATGGCGATACATTGCTTCTTGCGTCCGGCCAAAGAGTAAGGCTTATAGGCATTGATACACCAGAGACCCACGATTCGCCAAAACTTTACCGCGATTCCAAAAGGAACAAGATGAGCGTGCGTTTGATTAAGGCTATGGGAGAGAAGGCTTATAGTTTTACCAGAGACTTAGTTGAAGGAAAGCGTGTGCGCCTTGAATTTGATGTTCAGAAGCGCGACCAATACAACCGGCTTTTGGCTTATGTTTATTTAGAGGATGGGACATTTGTGAATGAGAAGATTATTCGGGAAGGATATGCTTATCTTTTGACTATTCCTCCGGATGTTAAATATGCCAGTTTATTCAAAGAGGCGTTTGATGAAGCAAGGGTAAATCATAGAGGTTTGTGGAAATAA
- a CDS encoding 3-deoxy-D-manno-octulosonic acid transferase, producing the protein MAVIYNIIFLLYALVSLPVLAVKGKLHRGLWMRLGFLAQELKFNNPIWIHAVSVGEVMAMRAFILKLKSAYPNKEIIISTVTATGNKVARQIVSVDKVIYLPLDFSFSVERFIQRIKPALLVVAETELWPNLIQGFWRHKIPVAVVNARISDRSFGRYQIMRFFFKAILRKISIFCAQTDLDAWRLEQIGVGKDKIKVTGNLKFDVEIKQSSGQEVYLRQALGIKSGVPVLVAASTHPGEEEQLLRVYQKLLPDFSSLRLVIAPRHPERSSEVKRIVEKKGLSAQLISKMDKPKGAKEILILDTIGKLMDYYAISDVVFMGGSLTKNGGHNILEPAILGKPVLFGPFMFNFRGIAKLFLDKEAVIGVANEDQLVASLKDLLSYPQKALSLGEKAKQLVLAGRGAAENNLRVIKDYL; encoded by the coding sequence ATGGCTGTGATATATAATATTATATTCTTATTATACGCGCTTGTTTCTTTGCCGGTTTTAGCTGTAAAAGGCAAGCTGCATCGGGGTTTATGGATGCGCCTTGGCTTTTTAGCGCAGGAACTTAAATTCAATAACCCCATTTGGATACACGCGGTAAGCGTGGGCGAGGTTATGGCTATGCGCGCGTTTATTCTTAAGCTTAAATCCGCCTATCCAAATAAAGAAATCATTATTTCTACGGTTACTGCTACCGGCAATAAGGTTGCCCGACAGATTGTTTCTGTGGATAAGGTGATTTATCTTCCTTTGGATTTTAGTTTCTCTGTGGAAAGGTTCATCCAAAGGATCAAACCAGCACTTTTAGTTGTTGCTGAAACTGAACTTTGGCCCAATCTTATTCAGGGGTTTTGGCGGCACAAAATACCGGTAGCCGTAGTCAATGCCCGCATATCTGACCGATCTTTCGGCAGGTATCAGATTATGAGATTTTTCTTTAAGGCGATACTAAGAAAAATCAGTATTTTCTGCGCGCAGACGGATCTTGATGCTTGGCGTCTTGAGCAAATAGGAGTGGGCAAAGATAAGATTAAGGTTACTGGTAACCTTAAGTTTGACGTAGAGATAAAACAGTCTTCAGGGCAAGAGGTTTATTTGCGGCAAGCCCTTGGGATAAAGAGCGGTGTTCCTGTTTTGGTTGCGGCTTCCACGCACCCCGGGGAAGAGGAGCAATTGTTGAGAGTTTATCAAAAATTGCTCCCGGATTTTTCTTCCTTGCGCTTGGTCATTGCCCCCCGTCATCCGGAGAGGTCATCAGAGGTTAAACGTATCGTGGAGAAAAAAGGATTAAGCGCGCAGCTTATCTCTAAAATGGATAAGCCAAAAGGCGCGAAAGAAATTTTGATCTTGGATACTATCGGCAAGCTCATGGATTATTATGCTATTTCTGATGTTGTTTTTATGGGAGGAAGTTTAACTAAAAACGGCGGGCATAATATTTTAGAGCCGGCAATTTTAGGAAAACCGGTATTGTTTGGCCCCTTTATGTTTAATTTCCGCGGTATCGCTAAATTATTTTTAGATAAAGAAGCGGTAATCGGCGTGGCAAATGAAGATCAACTAGTTGCATCTTTGAAAGATCTGTTATCTTATCCGCAGAAAGCCTTAAGCTTGGGTGAAAAAGCCAAACAACTTGTTTTAGCCGGCCGGGGGGCCGCAGAAAACAACTTAAGAGTCATTAAAGACTATCTTTAG
- a CDS encoding four helix bundle protein, whose protein sequence is MLQAPITKHTFDLEDRTLEFSKTVIQLCKKVPRNATNIELISQLVRSSGSVGANYREANDALSKKDFTHRILITRREAKEAYYWLQLLKEENSSLACDIDKALQEAMQLKKIFSAIAGKVS, encoded by the coding sequence ATGTTGCAAGCTCCAATAACCAAACATACGTTTGATTTAGAAGATAGAACGTTAGAATTTAGCAAGACGGTAATACAGCTTTGCAAGAAGGTTCCTCGCAATGCTACAAATATTGAACTTATAAGTCAGTTAGTACGTTCTAGTGGCTCTGTAGGGGCAAATTATCGTGAAGCAAACGATGCTTTGAGTAAAAAAGATTTTACTCATCGTATTTTAATTACGAGAAGGGAAGCCAAAGAAGCGTATTATTGGCTTCAACTTTTAAAAGAAGAAAATTCTTCTTTGGCTTGTGATATTGATAAAGCTTTACAAGAAGCAATGCAGCTAAAGAAGATTTTTTCTGCTATAGCTGGTAAGGTTTCTTAG
- the lpxK gene encoding tetraacyldisaccharide 4'-kinase yields the protein MRKYLYEIITGKRRNLFLEAVLWVFSLVYTVFILLISRLRRANQQEFACKVISVGNITLGGTGKTVFVQFLCRRLSSLGKKVAVVSRGYRLNKNDISDEPRMLQEKLGDLILAVILDKNRARAIKKAISLGADTVILDDGFQQWGIKKDLEIVTLDAGFPFGNKKVLPAGILREPLGSLERADVLVLNKIEDFDTQDLKRKLLALNPSGIVLDIQYKPVYVFPVWLPKKINDIGILRARKIVSFCGIARPESFRKSLLECQAQILDELIFADHYQYCLKDIAQISGKAKEAGAEFILTTEKDAARLSFLKHDDMNLPVYVLAIEPVVLSGQDKFNLKLENS from the coding sequence ATGCGTAAGTATCTTTATGAAATAATTACCGGTAAAAGAAGAAACCTTTTTCTCGAGGCTGTTCTTTGGGTATTCTCTTTAGTTTATACAGTGTTTATTCTTCTTATTAGCCGGTTACGCCGAGCTAATCAGCAGGAATTTGCCTGTAAGGTTATAAGCGTGGGCAATATTACTTTAGGCGGCACGGGAAAAACTGTTTTTGTGCAATTTCTTTGCCGCAGATTATCAAGCCTAGGGAAAAAAGTGGCGGTAGTTTCACGAGGGTATCGTTTGAATAAAAATGATATTTCGGATGAGCCGCGCATGCTTCAGGAGAAGTTGGGTGATCTTATCCTGGCGGTAATCTTGGATAAAAATCGCGCGCGCGCAATAAAAAAGGCAATAAGCCTTGGCGCGGATACAGTAATATTGGATGATGGATTTCAACAGTGGGGGATTAAAAAAGATTTGGAGATTGTTACTTTGGATGCCGGATTTCCTTTTGGAAACAAAAAAGTTTTACCAGCAGGAATTTTACGTGAGCCGTTAGGGTCTCTTGAAAGAGCGGATGTTTTGGTGTTGAATAAAATCGAAGACTTTGATACTCAAGATCTAAAGCGTAAACTTCTTGCCTTAAATCCTTCCGGGATTGTTTTAGATATACAATATAAGCCTGTTTATGTGTTTCCGGTTTGGCTGCCTAAGAAAATAAATGACATCGGTATCTTAAGAGCAAGAAAAATAGTCTCTTTTTGCGGTATCGCCCGGCCAGAATCTTTTCGTAAAAGCCTCTTAGAATGCCAGGCGCAGATATTGGATGAACTTATTTTTGCGGATCACTATCAGTATTGCTTAAAAGATATTGCGCAGATATCCGGGAAGGCAAAAGAAGCTGGCGCAGAGTTTATTCTGACCACGGAAAAAGATGCCGCGCGGCTTTCTTTTTTAAAACATGACGATATGAATCTGCCGGTATATGTTTTAGCTATTGAACCTGTGGTTCTATCTGGCCAGGATAAGTTTAACTTAAAGTTGGAAAATAGTTAA
- the topA gene encoding type I DNA topoisomerase gives MPKKNLVIVESPTKARTITKILGGDFEVVSTMGHVIDLPQKSLGVDIEKNFEAEYVVIPSRKKVLTDLKKQAKEKDCVYIATDPDREGEAIGFHIKERLGKVKKVMRVVFHEITSSAVKEAFSHAREFDKNMVEAQAGRRVLDRIVGYFLSPLLWKKITRGLSAGRVQSVALRIIVEREREIQKFVPQEYWDVEAELKKKDSGEVFIAKLDKADDKKVKIVNKEEADALVSDIKNQKFIVSDVEQKEKRRNPLPPFITSTLQQDSFNRLKFNGAKTMLIAQQLYEGVDIGHEEVVGLITYMRTDSPRVAPEAITAVRKFIQEKFGQQYLPQEPNIYKVKKHAQEAHEAIRPTLISKTPEELKDYLTPEQYKLYELIYRRFVSSQMNPAVYLTTSVDIQAGKYLFSASGSKITFDGFLAMYDKKDEDEDKEKQMPSFVKEEALDLLKLDPSQHFTKPPARFSDSSLVKALEEDGIGRPSTYAPIIQTLILRDYMRRIRGYFFPTELGMKVSDMLVEYFPKIMDLNFTALMEEELDEIEEGQFEKEKVLNDFYKPFKESLDFAQNNIKKEVVKTEETCEKCGKPMVIKWGRRGKFLSCCAYPECTFSKSITTKVKCPEKDCGGELIERHSRRGLFYGCSNFPKCRFVSKDLPGEEEESKE, from the coding sequence ATGCCTAAAAAGAATCTAGTTATTGTTGAGTCTCCCACCAAAGCGCGCACTATCACCAAGATTTTAGGCGGTGATTTTGAAGTAGTTTCTACTATGGGGCATGTGATTGACCTGCCGCAGAAAAGTTTAGGGGTGGATATTGAGAAAAATTTTGAAGCTGAATATGTGGTGATTCCTTCGCGCAAAAAAGTTTTAACCGATCTTAAGAAGCAGGCCAAGGAAAAAGATTGCGTGTATATCGCTACCGACCCTGACCGCGAAGGAGAGGCGATAGGTTTTCATATTAAAGAGCGCTTAGGCAAAGTCAAGAAAGTCATGCGTGTAGTTTTCCATGAGATCACCTCATCGGCAGTAAAAGAAGCTTTTTCTCATGCCCGGGAATTTGACAAAAATATGGTTGAGGCGCAGGCTGGACGGCGCGTACTGGATAGGATCGTGGGGTATTTTTTAAGCCCGCTACTTTGGAAAAAGATTACCCGCGGCTTAAGCGCCGGACGCGTGCAGTCTGTGGCCTTAAGGATTATCGTAGAGAGAGAAAGAGAGATCCAGAAATTTGTCCCGCAGGAATATTGGGATGTTGAGGCAGAACTTAAAAAGAAAGATTCCGGCGAAGTCTTTATTGCTAAGTTAGATAAGGCAGATGATAAAAAAGTAAAAATAGTAAATAAAGAAGAGGCTGATGCTCTAGTTTCAGATATCAAAAATCAGAAATTCATTGTAAGTGACGTAGAGCAAAAAGAAAAAAGGCGCAATCCCTTGCCGCCTTTTATCACAAGTACCCTTCAGCAGGATTCGTTTAACCGTTTGAAATTTAACGGCGCTAAGACTATGTTAATTGCCCAGCAGCTTTATGAAGGCGTGGATATCGGCCATGAAGAGGTCGTGGGGCTAATTACCTATATGCGTACAGATTCTCCGCGGGTAGCCCCAGAGGCAATTACCGCGGTACGTAAATTTATACAGGAGAAATTTGGGCAACAGTATCTTCCGCAAGAGCCCAATATTTATAAAGTAAAAAAACACGCGCAGGAAGCGCATGAAGCAATCCGCCCGACATTGATTTCCAAAACCCCCGAAGAATTAAAGGATTACCTTACCCCAGAGCAGTATAAATTATATGAATTGATTTACCGGCGTTTTGTTTCCAGCCAAATGAACCCGGCAGTTTATCTTACCACCAGCGTTGATATCCAAGCCGGGAAATATTTGTTTTCGGCTTCCGGGTCAAAGATTACCTTTGACGGATTCTTGGCGATGTATGACAAGAAAGACGAAGATGAGGACAAAGAAAAACAGATGCCTTCTTTTGTGAAAGAAGAAGCGCTTGACCTGTTAAAGCTTGATCCTTCCCAGCATTTTACCAAGCCTCCGGCGCGTTTTTCGGATAGCTCTTTAGTTAAGGCGCTTGAAGAAGACGGCATTGGCAGGCCTTCTACTTACGCCCCGATCATTCAGACGCTTATCTTGCGTGATTATATGCGCCGCATCAGAGGATATTTTTTCCCCACGGAATTAGGGATGAAGGTTTCCGATATGCTGGTGGAGTATTTTCCCAAGATCATGGATTTAAATTTTACCGCTCTTATGGAAGAGGAGCTTGATGAAATTGAAGAGGGGCAGTTTGAAAAAGAAAAAGTCTTAAATGATTTTTATAAGCCATTCAAAGAGTCGCTTGATTTTGCCCAGAATAATATTAAGAAGGAAGTGGTTAAGACCGAGGAAACTTGTGAAAAATGCGGCAAGCCTATGGTAATTAAATGGGGCAGGCGCGGTAAGTTTTTGAGTTGTTGCGCTTATCCGGAATGTACCTTTTCTAAATCTATTACTACCAAAGTAAAATGTCCGGAAAAAGATTGCGGGGGAGAGTTGATCGAGCGGCACTCAAGGCGGGGCCTGTTTTACGGCTGTTCCAATTTTCCTAAATGCCGGTTTGTTTCTAAAGATTTGCCGGGCGAGGAAGAGGAAAGTAAAGAGTAA
- the dprA gene encoding DNA-processing protein DprA, giving the protein MTKLEVLVSLNMIGEIGSVRLGRLLDYFDRLEDIFTASPGQLMRIAGVSQKIADRIHAFKKEDLDKELEAAEKLGLEIITLDDADYPENLKNIPSPPIVLYVKGNLEEEDKSAIGVVGSRRASFYGLSQAEKFSFDLAKDGVTIVSGMARGVDTSAHQGALKAHGRTIAVIGSGFNHIYPAENKELAEKIAQNGAVISEFPLAAQPLRGNFPRRNRVISGLSLGTLVIEAAQNSGALITADFALEQGRDVFCLPGKIDSSLSLGPNKLIQQGAKLVCSKEDILEELKLPLLRNMPRKEIKNRLKIPAPDPQDAGLYDLISDQPVVLDDILEKTNLNISRACEILLTLQVKKLIKELPGKQFIKNNQ; this is encoded by the coding sequence ATGACTAAACTCGAAGTTTTAGTAAGTTTGAACATGATTGGCGAGATTGGGAGCGTGCGCTTGGGCCGGCTCTTGGATTATTTTGATCGCCTTGAGGATATTTTTACTGCCAGCCCTGGCCAATTGATGCGTATTGCTGGAGTTAGTCAAAAGATTGCTGATAGAATTCACGCATTTAAAAAAGAAGATTTAGATAAAGAATTAGAAGCTGCAGAGAAGTTGGGTTTAGAAATTATTACCTTAGATGACGCGGATTATCCGGAAAATCTAAAAAATATTCCCAGCCCCCCGATTGTGCTTTACGTAAAAGGCAATCTAGAAGAGGAAGATAAATCCGCCATAGGTGTAGTAGGAAGCCGCAGGGCTTCCTTTTACGGATTATCTCAAGCAGAAAAGTTTTCTTTTGATTTAGCCAAAGACGGCGTAACTATTGTTTCTGGAATGGCACGCGGAGTTGATACTTCTGCGCATCAAGGGGCGTTAAAAGCCCATGGACGCACTATTGCAGTTATCGGAAGCGGGTTTAATCATATTTATCCAGCGGAAAATAAAGAATTGGCGGAAAAAATAGCTCAAAATGGCGCAGTTATTTCTGAATTCCCCTTAGCGGCACAGCCGCTAAGGGGAAACTTTCCGCGCAGAAACCGTGTGATAAGCGGCTTGTCTCTTGGAACACTAGTTATAGAAGCCGCGCAAAATAGCGGAGCGTTAATTACCGCGGATTTTGCCCTTGAGCAAGGAAGAGATGTGTTTTGCCTGCCCGGAAAAATTGATTCGTCTTTATCTTTGGGCCCAAATAAATTAATCCAGCAGGGAGCAAAATTAGTTTGCAGCAAAGAAGATATCTTGGAAGAGTTAAAGCTTCCTTTATTAAGAAACATGCCCAGAAAGGAAATCAAAAACAGGCTTAAAATCCCTGCGCCTGACCCGCAGGACGCGGGTTTATATGATTTAATTTCAGATCAGCCGGTTGTTTTGGATGATATCTTGGAAAAAACAAACTTGAATATCTCGCGCGCCTGTGAGATACTCTTAACATTGCAAGTAAAGAAACTTATTAAAGAGCTTCCGGGAAAACAATTCATTAAAAATAATCAATAA
- a CDS encoding SpoVG family protein: MSESAIAVSRIYKIDGETKTKAFVDVALSGVVVKGLRVVDGSKGLFVGMPRHQGKDGKWYDTVYPTTKEIKQELSDLVLKAYQE, from the coding sequence ATGTCAGAGAGCGCGATTGCAGTGAGCCGGATCTATAAGATCGACGGCGAAACCAAGACCAAGGCCTTTGTGGACGTGGCATTAAGCGGGGTGGTGGTAAAAGGCCTAAGGGTAGTTGACGGTAGTAAGGGGTTGTTTGTGGGTATGCCGCGGCATCAGGGAAAAGACGGTAAGTGGTATGATACCGTTTATCCGACCACAAAAGAGATTAAGCAGGAATTGAGTGACTTAGTGTTAAAAGCGTATCAGGAATAA
- a CDS encoding chorismate synthase produces the protein MLRYLTCGESHGEALMAILEGIPAGLKLDASEINLWLKRRQEGPGRGARMKIEKDTVNILSGTRKGLTIGSPIGMMIKNKDFSINKLPDVFAPRPAHADLAGFLKYGTHDMRDILERASARETASRVAVGAVCATLLEEFGVKIKSNVAIVGGESRPKEIPQRIKEAYDKGDTVGGIFQVQVSGVIPGLGSHVQPDRKLDARICAQVMSIPGIKAIGFGLGFAYGHCFGSECHDPILYSNCNGYYRCTNNAGGIEGGISNGEDIVFSACMKPIATLAHPLASVDVRTKKPCKANVQRSDTCAVHAAAVVAEAACAFVLAGAFLEKFGADNLKDIKQAFLAYRKKIC, from the coding sequence ATGCTTAGATATTTGACTTGTGGTGAATCGCATGGTGAAGCGCTTATGGCTATACTTGAAGGTATTCCTGCGGGGCTAAAGCTTGATGCTTCAGAAATTAACCTTTGGCTTAAGCGCCGCCAAGAGGGGCCGGGCCGGGGCGCGCGCATGAAAATTGAGAAAGATACAGTAAATATTCTTTCCGGGACAAGAAAGGGCTTAACCATCGGCAGTCCCATTGGCATGATGATCAAGAATAAAGACTTTTCTATTAATAAGCTTCCTGATGTTTTTGCGCCTCGTCCAGCGCACGCGGATCTAGCCGGATTCTTAAAATACGGCACGCATGATATGCGTGATATTTTAGAGCGGGCTTCGGCGCGGGAAACTGCTTCTCGGGTAGCTGTGGGAGCGGTTTGCGCAACATTACTGGAAGAATTTGGGGTGAAGATTAAAAGCAATGTGGCAATTGTTGGCGGTGAAAGCCGTCCTAAAGAAATCCCCCAGAGGATCAAAGAGGCTTACGATAAGGGTGATACTGTGGGCGGGATATTTCAGGTGCAGGTATCTGGCGTTATCCCCGGATTAGGCAGCCACGTCCAGCCTGACCGTAAGCTTGATGCCCGGATTTGCGCGCAAGTTATGTCCATCCCCGGGATCAAGGCCATAGGTTTTGGTTTAGGATTTGCTTATGGGCATTGTTTTGGTTCAGAGTGCCACGATCCGATTCTTTATTCTAATTGTAACGGATATTACCGTTGCACCAATAATGCCGGAGGAATTGAAGGCGGTATTTCAAATGGCGAAGATATTGTTTTCTCCGCCTGCATGAAGCCGATTGCTACTTTGGCGCATCCATTAGCTTCGGTTGATGTGCGCACTAAAAAGCCTTGCAAGGCCAATGTCCAGCGCTCTGATACTTGCGCGGTGCATGCGGCGGCAGTAGTTGCCGAAGCCGCCTGTGCTTTTGTGTTGGCAGGGGCCTTCTTGGAAAAGTTTGGCGCAGATAACCTTAAAGATATAAAACAGGCTTTTTTGGCATACCGAAAAAAAATCTGTTAG
- the xerC gene encoding tyrosine recombinase XerC translates to MDRYVDKFLRYLEIERNYSRHTLLNYSLDLNDFMKFLGEKSLESVDYLTLRKYLATLKEKSMQSRTMGRHLSTLRSFFKFLTREGHIKTNPALSISSPKLDKHLPQFMTEEEVTRLISSVIPKDQDDKLSYRDLAIIETFYSTGMRISELVGLNQEDVDFIGCVIKVRGKGKKERIVPIGDHAISAIRNYLVHRASMVAAVFLNKNGRRITDRGVRDIVGKYLRLTAAKKGISPHTLRHSFATHLLNRGADLRSVQELLGHANLSTTQIYTHLTTERLKSVYDKAHPRA, encoded by the coding sequence ATGGATCGTTACGTTGATAAATTCCTGCGTTATCTGGAAATTGAAAGAAACTACTCCCGCCATACGCTTCTTAATTATTCCCTGGATTTAAACGATTTCATGAAATTCTTAGGCGAGAAAAGCCTTGAAAGCGTGGATTATCTTACTTTGCGTAAATACTTAGCCACCCTAAAAGAGAAAAGCATGCAAAGCCGCACCATGGGCAGGCATCTTTCCACTTTGCGCTCATTTTTTAAATTCCTAACCCGCGAAGGGCATATCAAGACTAACCCGGCATTAAGTATATCAAGCCCTAAACTTGATAAGCATCTGCCGCAATTTATGACTGAAGAGGAAGTGACAAGATTGATTTCTTCGGTTATTCCTAAGGATCAAGATGATAAATTATCATATCGGGACTTGGCGATTATTGAAACTTTTTACAGCACCGGTATGCGTATTTCGGAATTAGTGGGGCTTAACCAAGAGGATGTTGACTTTATCGGTTGCGTGATTAAGGTGCGCGGTAAGGGCAAGAAAGAGCGCATTGTCCCTATCGGAGACCATGCTATTTCTGCTATTCGTAATTATCTGGTGCATCGAGCAAGTATGGTGGCAGCGGTCTTCTTAAATAAAAACGGCAGGCGCATTACTGACAGAGGAGTGCGTGATATAGTGGGTAAATACCTGCGCCTAACAGCAGCTAAAAAAGGGATTAGCCCGCATACCTTAAGGCATTCTTTTGCCACGCACCTTTTAAACCGCGGCGCAGACCTAAGAAGCGTGCAGGAGCTTTTGGGGCACGCTAATCTGTCTACTACTCAAATCTACACCCATCTTACCACAGAACGCTTAAAAAGCGTCTACGACAAAGCCCATCCCCGGGCTTAA